In Planctomycetota bacterium, the following are encoded in one genomic region:
- a CDS encoding radical SAM protein, whose translation MLSPILKNHGPGSADTSGKQCLIRWEITHKCGLGCKHCFIDRDTTRPDLPYSDCLKILGSFREFLRSNNLDGKILFTGGDPLLRPDFMDILEIAKEYREAGAPISQISIHGNPAHLTAETAGRLKERGVAVYVMSLEGSRSYHDFIRQPGSFRQTLDALKLLAAAGLPSAVRLTISRNSAPEIIEIISQAVEAGAGAMNIALLLPAGRGEKLKDDALSSLEYRPVLVNIINFLDSLDERYLRLKTSLLSGEPLFARVFYELGRWDEYVRTYGPRITVGPMIAGICFVVLPDGTVQPRTLIPVKIGKMPGDSFQGIYESSGLLRSLEREPFIAHKKQEFAKCRACPVVDYCIECGPGYVGSGSAYGPDPGCWVEPG comes from the coding sequence ATGTTATCGCCAATACTTAAAAATCATGGTCCAGGTTCTGCCGATACTTCCGGGAAGCAGTGCCTCATCCGCTGGGAGATTACCCATAAATGCGGCCTGGGTTGTAAACATTGTTTTATTGACCGCGACACCACCCGGCCGGACCTGCCTTATAGCGACTGTCTGAAGATATTAGGTTCTTTTAGGGAATTCCTGCGGAGCAATAATCTGGACGGTAAAATACTCTTCACCGGCGGCGACCCGCTCTTACGGCCGGACTTTATGGATATCCTGGAAATCGCCAAAGAATACCGGGAGGCCGGCGCGCCGATCAGCCAGATATCTATCCACGGCAATCCGGCGCATCTGACCGCCGAAACAGCCGGCCGGCTGAAAGAGCGCGGGGTGGCGGTTTATGTAATGAGTTTGGAAGGCAGCCGGTCATACCACGATTTTATCCGGCAACCGGGCAGTTTCCGGCAGACCCTGGATGCCTTGAAATTACTGGCTGCGGCCGGGTTACCTTCGGCCGTCCGGCTGACTATCTCCAGGAATAGCGCCCCGGAAATAATTGAAATTATCAGCCAGGCAGTTGAGGCCGGAGCCGGGGCAATGAATATTGCGTTGCTGTTACCGGCCGGCCGGGGCGAAAAACTTAAAGATGACGCGCTCTCATCCCTGGAATACCGCCCGGTCCTGGTCAATATCATAAATTTCCTTGATTCGCTGGATGAACGGTATCTTCGTCTTAAGACCTCGCTGCTCAGCGGCGAGCCGTTGTTCGCGCGGGTATTTTATGAACTGGGGCGCTGGGATGAATATGTCCGGACCTATGGTCCCAGGATAACTGTCGGGCCGATGATTGCCGGCATCTGTTTTGTGGTCCTGCCTGATGGAACGGTTCAGCCCCGCACCCTCATCCCGGTAAAGATCGGGAAAATGCCCGGCGACTCTTTCCAGGGAATCTACGAGTCATCCGGCTTATTAAGGTCGTTGGAAAGAGAGCCGTTTATTGCCCATAAGAAACAGGAGTTTGCCAAATGCCGGGCCTGTCCGGTAGTTGATTATTGTATTGAATGCGGACCCGGCTATGTCGGATCCGGCAGCGCCTACGGGCCTGACCCCGGCTGCTGGGTGGAACCGGGTTAA
- a CDS encoding radical SAM protein, translating into MLSSILKNQGPGSADTSRKKCLLFWQITGRPAEDCPFCLPAGNSSRPDLNQADCLKILDSFISFLRQNHLRGDLIFAGGDPLLRKDFWDILKAADEYRRAGAIDRIIISGRPFPADGDIVSRLKSADVSQYRFSLHHRPSIYDTWHYRGRFQEVLMSLRELRAARIRTAIKFTLTRSNARELPHILRLAVAEGVSAFNINPLISPANGGNNAEKVLTPLEYRRLLVKVLEFLDTLGAPGHHFSHTLLGAEHLFARLFHELGRWPEYQELISSLGARTSVFSKGLTFFVLSDGAVYPRRLIPVQIGRAPRDSFRQIYESSELLRSLEDEEYTNRKKAGFAKCRACPAVDYCGSMLGNSYQISGSPYAPNPFCWVEPVY; encoded by the coding sequence ATGTTATCGTCAATACTTAAAAATCAGGGTCCAGGTTCTGCCGATACTTCCAGGAAGAAATGCCTGCTTTTCTGGCAGATTACCGGCCGGCCGGCCGAGGATTGTCCGTTTTGCCTTCCGGCCGGTAATTCGTCCCGGCCTGATTTAAATCAGGCGGACTGCCTTAAAATACTGGACTCGTTTATTTCCTTCCTCCGGCAGAATCATCTCAGGGGCGATTTGATTTTTGCCGGCGGCGACCCGCTTCTACGGAAAGATTTCTGGGATATCCTGAAAGCGGCTGACGAATATCGCCGGGCCGGTGCGATTGACCGCATTATTATTTCAGGCCGGCCGTTTCCAGCCGACGGAGACATCGTCAGCCGGCTGAAATCTGCGGATGTTTCCCAGTACCGCTTCAGTTTGCATCATCGGCCCTCAATCTATGATACCTGGCACTACCGGGGGCGGTTTCAGGAAGTCCTGATGAGTTTAAGGGAACTGCGCGCCGCGCGCATCAGAACCGCTATTAAGTTTACGCTCACCCGTTCTAATGCCCGCGAACTGCCCCATATTCTTCGTCTGGCCGTCGCCGAGGGGGTGAGCGCTTTTAATATTAACCCACTGATTAGCCCGGCCAATGGCGGAAATAATGCGGAAAAGGTTCTTACCCCTTTAGAATACCGCCGTCTTCTGGTAAAAGTGCTGGAATTTCTTGATACGCTCGGAGCGCCGGGGCATCATTTCAGTCATACGCTGCTCGGAGCCGAGCATCTTTTCGCCCGGCTCTTCCACGAACTCGGACGCTGGCCGGAATATCAGGAACTGATTTCTTCCCTGGGGGCGAGAACCTCGGTCTTCAGTAAGGGCTTGACTTTCTTTGTATTGTCTGACGGCGCGGTATATCCCCGGCGGCTCATCCCGGTGCAGATTGGCCGGGCGCCCCGGGATTCGTTCCGGCAGATTTATGAATCATCCGAACTATTGAGGTCTCTGGAAGATGAAGAATATACCAATAGAAAGAAAGCCGGATTTGCCAAATGCCGGGCCTGTCCGGCGGTGGATTACTGCGGCAGTATGCTCGGCAACAGTTATCAGATTTCGGGCAGCCCTTACGCCCCGAATCCGTTCTGCTGGGTGGAACCGGTTTACTGA
- a CDS encoding four helix bundle protein — translation MRIEKFEDLECWKRARIVTKKVYTLTKPKGFASDYRLRDQITGASVSIMNNMAEGFDSQSNREFVRFLTYARRSVSEVQNCLYVALDQNYIDEATFKELYNECTEVRKITDGLMRYLRSKTKRS, via the coding sequence ATGCGAATAGAAAAGTTTGAGGACTTGGAATGCTGGAAACGAGCCAGAATTGTTACTAAAAAGGTTTACACGTTGACCAAGCCAAAAGGATTTGCTTCTGATTATAGATTGAGAGACCAAATTACCGGCGCATCTGTCTCTATTATGAACAATATGGCGGAGGGTTTTGATAGTCAATCTAACCGTGAATTTGTCAGGTTTCTTACTTATGCCCGAAGGTCTGTTTCTGAAGTTCAGAATTGTCTTTATGTAGCATTAGACCAGAATTATATTGATGAGGCAACATTTAAGGAATTATATAACGAATGTACTGAAGTCCGTAAAATAACGGACGGCCTGATGAGGTATCTTCGTTCAAAGACCAAACGATCCTAA
- a CDS encoding radical SAM protein has product MNTSELHNRIIGNAGPPAGKSCVLRWEITHKCSMKCKHCIIADKKPSDDLSYEDCGRVLHSYQNFLSRNNLAGRMVLTGGDPFLRKDFLDILENIREYRLSGFIYWVAIQGNPVFINEEMAGKLKYLGIDSYGLSTEGGDERVHDFFRKPGSFRQTLSALNHLRQAGIKTSMSLTVSKLNAPNIIEVIKTMLQAGLYSLHIAPLIASGRGEELKEHILSPPEYRQVLLDVLNFLDTLDEHYRVFKASTIADAGLYARLFYELGRWQEYLDCFYPYTIIPTQLSPGLTFAVLSDGTVWPGRFIPVKIGQVPRDSFQEIYESSGLLKSFEDNAYLEIRNDKFEQCRTCPVALYCKNIGMTYFVSGSPYGPAVGCWVEPV; this is encoded by the coding sequence ATGAATACATCAGAACTGCATAACCGGATAATCGGGAATGCCGGACCGCCGGCCGGGAAATCCTGTGTATTGCGCTGGGAAATTACCCATAAGTGCAGTATGAAATGTAAGCACTGCATCATCGCGGATAAAAAACCGTCCGATGATTTGTCTTACGAAGATTGCGGCCGGGTGTTGCATTCTTACCAGAACTTCCTTTCACGTAATAACCTTGCGGGCAGGATGGTTTTAACCGGCGGCGACCCGTTTCTTAGAAAGGACTTTCTGGATATCCTGGAAAACATAAGAGAATACCGCTTATCCGGGTTCATCTACTGGGTGGCTATTCAAGGGAATCCTGTTTTCATAAACGAAGAAATGGCCGGGAAACTGAAATATCTGGGCATTGATTCCTACGGACTCAGCACAGAGGGAGGCGATGAGCGGGTGCACGATTTCTTTCGTAAGCCGGGCAGTTTCCGGCAAACCCTTTCCGCTTTGAACCACCTGCGTCAAGCGGGCATTAAAACCTCAATGAGTTTGACTGTTTCCAAACTTAATGCGCCGAACATAATTGAAGTTATTAAAACAATGCTTCAGGCCGGTCTTTATTCTCTGCATATCGCCCCGCTAATTGCATCAGGCCGGGGAGAAGAATTAAAGGAGCATATCCTTTCGCCCCCTGAATACCGGCAGGTTTTATTGGATGTCCTTAATTTTCTGGATACGTTGGATGAACATTATCGTGTTTTCAAGGCCTCAACTATAGCTGACGCGGGTTTATATGCCCGGCTTTTCTATGAACTGGGCCGCTGGCAAGAATACCTGGATTGTTTCTATCCGTATACAATCATTCCCACACAGCTTTCCCCCGGCCTGACATTTGCTGTTTTATCTGACGGAACGGTCTGGCCCGGGCGATTCATTCCAGTTAAAATCGGGCAGGTGCCGCGGGATTCTTTCCAGGAGATTTATGAATCCTCCGGGTTGTTAAAGTCGTTTGAAGATAACGCATACCTGGAAATCAGGAATGATAAATTTGAGCAGTGCCGGACTTGTCCGGTTGCGCTCTACTGTAAAAATATAGGAATGACTTACTTTGTTTCGGGCAGTCCGTATGGCCCCGCTGTCGGCTGCTGGGTGGAACCAGTTTAG
- a CDS encoding radical SAM protein, with protein sequence MHITSGYQKPLSAAQDERKTCLIRWEITNQCDVGCKHCIQAYNTPAGNLSYEDCLGVLASLGDFVSANNFSAKIFFTGGDPLLRTDFLDILKITAGYLRAGTVRAIIIQGNPAHLDETVASRLKENGVSVYALSTEGCEKLHDFFRQPGSFRQTLSAIRCLRQAGIQVPVRLTVSRINDGQVVEVIQTMISAGVSTMNLGPLLPSGRGKMLQNQVLTPAEYRRTLLTVLNFLDTLDGRSDAVRFSLVGDESLFARLFYELGRWNEYQETYGARPTHGVNSSGLGFAILPDGTVYPRRLIPVTIGRLPGDSFQKIYEKSAELLRSLDEDYIENKKKASAKCRTCPVLDYCTKCGTSYIASGSPYGPNPGCWVE encoded by the coding sequence ATGCATATAACATCAGGTTATCAGAAACCCTTGTCTGCGGCTCAGGATGAAAGGAAAACCTGCCTCATCCGCTGGGAAATCACGAATCAGTGCGATGTCGGCTGCAAACACTGCATCCAGGCCTACAACACCCCGGCCGGAAATCTTTCTTATGAAGATTGTCTGGGCGTCTTGGCCTCCCTGGGTGATTTTGTCAGCGCTAATAATTTTAGCGCGAAGATATTCTTTACCGGCGGCGACCCGCTTCTCAGGACTGATTTTCTGGACATCCTTAAAATCACCGCCGGATATCTCAGGGCGGGAACCGTCCGGGCCATTATTATCCAGGGTAATCCGGCCCACCTGGATGAAACCGTGGCCAGCCGTCTGAAAGAAAACGGCGTTTCGGTCTATGCCCTGAGCACGGAAGGATGTGAAAAACTACACGACTTCTTCCGCCAGCCGGGCAGTTTCCGGCAGACCTTATCGGCCATACGTTGTCTGCGTCAGGCCGGTATTCAGGTCCCGGTCAGATTGACCGTATCCCGGATTAATGACGGCCAGGTCGTTGAGGTTATTCAAACAATGATTAGCGCCGGTGTTTCCACGATGAATCTCGGACCGCTCCTGCCGTCCGGGCGGGGCAAAATGTTACAGAACCAGGTCCTGACCCCGGCCGAATATCGCCGGACCCTTCTGACGGTGCTGAATTTCCTGGATACTTTGGATGGACGCTCTGATGCGGTTCGGTTTTCTCTGGTCGGAGATGAATCATTATTCGCCCGCCTTTTTTACGAATTGGGGCGCTGGAATGAGTATCAGGAGACCTATGGCGCCCGGCCCACCCACGGAGTTAATAGTTCGGGATTGGGGTTTGCGATTTTGCCGGACGGGACGGTTTATCCGCGCCGGCTCATCCCGGTAACCATCGGACGGCTGCCGGGTGATTCATTCCAGAAGATTTACGAGAAATCAGCGGAGTTACTCAGGTCGCTGGATGAGGATTACATAGAAAACAAGAAAAAGGCATCTGCCAAATGCCGGACCTGCCCGGTCCTTGATTATTGCACCAAGTGCGGAACGAGTTATATCGCCTCGGGCAGTCCGTATGGCCCTAATCCCGGCTGTTGGGTGGAGTAA
- a CDS encoding radical SAM protein, with translation MNQSMRGKVRMGIFNLKNQFLPAASRDKSCLLHWEITSRCDLHCKFCYRGTDIPADELSYEDCLKVLDSYREFALSNNLSASLIFTGGDPFLRNDFLDILKVADEYRRSGGLADFTILANPTLIDRAMARRLKALGAPRLQLSIDGLEAAHDALRQPGSFRQTINALRCLKSEGVGTSVKSTLCRLNARDLVDVIRLMMTEGTNSFQFSQLVLFGDAKNLQDERLAPAEYRRILMDVINLLDTVPVQYDRLKYSVLSAEHLFIRLFYELGRPADCRKLIESHRLIPACGKGFSFSVLPDGTVRARRFIPEKIGQAPRDSFQEIYDSSGLVRSLETGAYIGQKKAQFEKCRNCPVVDYCGNMMADSYAASENPHAPNPMCWVE, from the coding sequence ATGAATCAGTCAATGAGAGGGAAAGTCCGGATGGGAATATTTAACCTGAAGAATCAGTTTCTCCCTGCGGCGTCCCGGGACAAGAGCTGCCTGCTCCACTGGGAAATTACCAGCCGGTGTGATTTGCATTGCAAATTCTGCTATCGCGGGACGGATATCCCCGCGGATGAACTTTCTTACGAGGATTGTCTAAAGGTGCTTGACTCATACCGGGAATTCGCCCTGAGTAATAATCTATCGGCCTCCCTGATTTTTACGGGCGGCGACCCGTTCTTACGCAATGATTTCCTGGATATCTTAAAGGTCGCGGATGAATACCGCCGGTCCGGCGGTCTGGCGGATTTCACTATTCTGGCTAATCCTACCTTGATAGACCGGGCCATGGCCAGGCGTCTAAAGGCGCTGGGGGCGCCCCGACTCCAGTTAAGTATTGACGGGCTTGAGGCCGCCCACGATGCCCTTCGTCAACCCGGCAGTTTCCGGCAGACCATCAATGCCTTACGGTGCCTGAAGTCCGAAGGCGTCGGCACCTCGGTAAAATCCACGCTCTGCCGGCTCAATGCCCGCGACCTGGTGGATGTCATCCGCCTGATGATGACCGAAGGGACGAATTCATTCCAGTTCTCGCAACTGGTTCTTTTTGGCGACGCGAAAAACCTTCAGGATGAACGGCTGGCGCCGGCAGAGTATCGCCGGATTTTAATGGATGTAATTAATCTGCTGGATACGGTACCGGTCCAATATGACCGGTTAAAATATTCGGTGTTGAGCGCCGAACACCTGTTTATCCGTCTTTTTTATGAATTAGGCCGGCCGGCTGACTGCCGGAAACTGATTGAATCGCACCGGCTTATCCCGGCCTGCGGCAAGGGTTTTTCTTTTTCCGTCCTGCCGGATGGGACGGTCCGGGCCCGGAGGTTTATCCCGGAGAAAATCGGACAGGCGCCGCGGGATTCTTTCCAGGAAATTTATGACTCGTCCGGTTTAGTCCGCTCGCTTGAAACGGGCGCGTATATCGGGCAAAAGAAGGCCCAGTTTGAGAAATGCCGTAATTGCCCGGTGGTGGACTACTGCGGTAATATGATGGCCGATTCCTATGCCGCGTCCGAAAATCCGCATGCGCCCAATCCGATGTGCTGGGTGGAGTAA